In the Sulfitobacter pacificus genome, one interval contains:
- the ugpB gene encoding sn-glycerol-3-phosphate ABC transporter substrate-binding protein UgpB, with the protein MKKSFIGALAVSTMLTPVAAMAQTEIQFWHAFTGRLGELVAAQVEEFNASQDDYTVVQTHKGNYSETLNAGIAAFRAGEQPHILMVFEVGTATMMAAEGAIRPVHEVMGESGATFDPDAYIGAVKGYYTSTDGDMLSLPFNSSTPVLWVNRDAMEAAGVDPDTDLSTWQNVGTTLDALKAGGEDCPLVTAWQSWIHLENLSAYHDVPFASKDNGFAGVDTELMLNGEAQVAHLSAMGQWAKDGKFIYTGRRNEGGANFRAGECALFTESSAGYAGIKAEAEFDFDVRPLPYWEGVGNAPQNTIIGGASLWVMEGHEAEEYKGAGTFLSYLSSSDVQAKWHQDTGYLPITTEAGEATRTAGFYDENPGTDVAVIQMTTNQPTANSKGLRLGSFDQIRGIIDEELEGIWSGDKTAQEAMDSAKERGDALLRRFEAANR; encoded by the coding sequence ATGAAAAAGTCTTTTATCGGCGCACTCGCCGTTTCAACGATGCTGACACCCGTGGCAGCAATGGCCCAAACCGAAATCCAGTTCTGGCATGCCTTCACCGGGCGTCTGGGGGAGTTGGTCGCCGCACAGGTTGAAGAGTTCAATGCAAGTCAGGACGACTACACCGTTGTTCAGACGCACAAAGGCAACTATTCCGAAACGCTGAACGCAGGTATCGCCGCGTTCCGCGCAGGTGAGCAACCGCACATCCTGATGGTGTTTGAGGTTGGTACAGCCACGATGATGGCCGCCGAGGGCGCGATCCGTCCAGTGCATGAGGTCATGGGCGAAAGCGGCGCAACCTTTGATCCCGATGCCTATATCGGCGCGGTCAAAGGGTACTATACGTCGACGGATGGTGACATGCTGTCGTTGCCGTTCAACTCTTCCACGCCTGTTCTCTGGGTGAACCGCGATGCGATGGAAGCCGCAGGTGTGGACCCTGACACGGATCTGTCCACCTGGCAGAACGTCGGCACCACGCTGGACGCGCTGAAAGCTGGCGGCGAGGATTGCCCGCTGGTCACCGCATGGCAAAGCTGGATCCATCTTGAGAACCTGTCCGCATATCACGACGTGCCCTTTGCCAGCAAAGACAATGGTTTCGCCGGTGTCGACACAGAACTGATGCTGAACGGTGAAGCACAGGTCGCGCATTTGAGCGCGATGGGCCAATGGGCTAAAGATGGTAAATTCATCTATACCGGTCGTCGCAATGAGGGCGGTGCGAACTTCCGCGCAGGTGAATGTGCCCTGTTCACCGAAAGCTCCGCTGGCTATGCGGGGATCAAGGCTGAGGCCGAGTTTGATTTTGACGTGCGTCCGCTGCCCTATTGGGAAGGCGTTGGAAACGCACCACAAAATACTATCATCGGCGGCGCATCCTTATGGGTGATGGAAGGTCATGAGGCGGAAGAATACAAAGGTGCAGGTACTTTCCTTAGCTACCTGTCGTCTTCCGATGTTCAGGCCAAGTGGCATCAGGACACCGGCTATCTGCCAATCACCACCGAGGCAGGCGAAGCCACACGCACGGCGGGTTTCTATGACGAAAACCCCGGCACCGATGTGGCGGTGATCCAGATGACCACCAATCAGCCGACGGCCAATTCCAAAGGTTTGCGTCTGGGATCATTCGATCAGATCCGTGGCATCATCGACGAAGAGCTTGAGGGCATCTGGTCCGGTGACAAAACGGCACAGGAAGCAATGGACAGCGCCAAAGAGCGCGGTGATGCATTGCTGCGCCGGTTCGAAGCGGCCAACCGCTGA
- the ugpA gene encoding sn-glycerol-3-phosphate ABC transporter permease UgpA has translation MEKRVTFRGWVLPLLLIAPQVLISAIFFFYPAGQAVYQSLFIPDPFGLSSQFVGLGNFEYLLGDKFYRASFLTTAVFSILVTLCSMIPALFLAVMADRLIKGSGVYRTLLIWPYAVAPAIAGVLWLFMFNTRVGVVSWYLGNLGYDWNHVLNGGEAMGLVVVASAWGRISYNFLFFFAALQAVPRSVIEAAAIDGARFWKRFWTIVLPLLSPTTFFLLVVNVVYSFFETFGVIHTITSGGPQQSTTILVYKVFADGFVGQDLGSSSAQSVILLFVVGLLTIIQFKFVEKRVHY, from the coding sequence ATGGAAAAACGCGTCACATTTCGTGGCTGGGTATTGCCCCTGTTGCTGATTGCACCACAGGTGCTTATTTCCGCGATCTTCTTTTTCTATCCGGCAGGGCAGGCGGTCTATCAATCCCTGTTCATTCCCGATCCCTTTGGCCTGTCGTCGCAATTTGTCGGCTTGGGCAATTTTGAATATCTGCTGGGGGACAAGTTTTACCGCGCGTCCTTCCTGACCACCGCGGTTTTCTCGATCCTCGTTACCCTGTGTTCGATGATCCCGGCGCTGTTTCTGGCTGTTATGGCGGACCGGTTGATCAAAGGCTCCGGTGTTTATCGCACCTTGTTGATCTGGCCCTATGCTGTGGCCCCGGCCATTGCCGGTGTTCTGTGGCTGTTCATGTTCAACACCCGCGTTGGGGTGGTGTCATGGTATCTGGGCAATCTTGGCTATGACTGGAACCATGTGTTGAACGGGGGCGAGGCGATGGGCCTTGTTGTTGTTGCCTCTGCTTGGGGGCGGATCAGTTATAACTTCCTGTTTTTCTTTGCCGCTTTGCAGGCCGTGCCGCGTTCGGTAATCGAAGCGGCGGCGATTGACGGCGCGCGGTTCTGGAAACGGTTCTGGACAATTGTGCTGCCGCTGCTGTCGCCCACCACATTCTTCCTGCTGGTTGTGAACGTGGTCTATTCCTTCTTTGAAACCTTCGGCGTGATCCACACAATTACTTCCGGCGGGCCGCAGCAATCGACCACCATTCTGGTCTACAAGGTTTTTGCCGATGGGTTTGTCGGGCAGGACCTTGGCTCCTCCTCCGCACAATCGGTGATCTTGTTGTTTGTGGTTGGTTTGCTGACCATCATCCAGTTCAAATTCGTTGAGAAAAGGGTGCACTACTGA
- the ugpE gene encoding sn-glycerol-3-phosphate ABC transporter permease UgpE has translation MVEKRGAGLWLTHVVMILGVLVIFFPIWLAFVASTVTQPEIVRPPMPLWPGDQFVENYTKALFSGVNVPVATMLLNSLVMAIGIALGKIVISLLSAFAIVYFRFPFRNVFFWMIFLTLMLPVEVRIVPTYEVVASFGMLNSYGGLIFPLVASATATFLFRQFFLTIPDELAEAARVDGARPMRFFWDIVVPMSRTNVAALFVILFIYGWNQYLWPLLITTDPEMNTIVMGIKQMFPSGDDVADWPVIMATSILAMIPPVIVVVSMQRLFIRGLVDSEK, from the coding sequence ATGGTGGAAAAACGCGGTGCGGGGTTGTGGCTGACGCATGTGGTGATGATCCTTGGCGTTCTGGTGATCTTCTTTCCGATCTGGCTGGCTTTTGTTGCCTCCACCGTGACGCAGCCTGAAATTGTAAGGCCGCCGATGCCGCTTTGGCCGGGGGATCAATTTGTTGAAAACTATACTAAGGCGCTGTTTTCCGGTGTGAATGTACCGGTGGCGACGATGTTGCTGAACAGTCTGGTAATGGCGATTGGCATTGCCTTGGGCAAAATTGTGATCTCGCTATTGTCGGCATTTGCCATCGTCTATTTCCGGTTCCCGTTTCGCAACGTGTTTTTCTGGATGATCTTCCTCACGCTGATGCTGCCCGTCGAGGTGCGCATCGTGCCGACCTATGAGGTTGTGGCCAGTTTTGGCATGCTCAACAGCTATGGCGGGCTGATCTTTCCGCTGGTCGCCTCGGCCACGGCCACGTTTCTGTTCCGCCAGTTTTTCCTGACCATCCCTGATGAACTGGCCGAAGCCGCACGGGTGGACGGGGCGCGGCCGATGCGGTTTTTCTGGGACATCGTTGTCCCGATGAGCCGTACAAATGTCGCAGCCTTGTTTGTCATTCTGTTTATTTACGGCTGGAACCAATACCTCTGGCCGCTGCTGATCACCACCGATCCTGAAATGAACACCATCGTCATGGGCATTAAACAGATGTTTCCCTCCGGTGATGATGTGGCGGACTGGCCGGTGATCATGGCCACCTCAATCCTTGCGATGATCCCCCCGGTGATTGTCGTCGTCAGTATGCAACGGCTGTTTATCCGCGGCCTCGTCGATAGCGAGAAATAG
- the ugpC gene encoding sn-glycerol-3-phosphate ABC transporter ATP-binding protein UgpC encodes MATVTLKDIKKSFGPTDVIHGIDAEIADGEFIVIVGPSGCGKSTLLRMVAGLETVSAGEVQIGGQRANEKEPMDRDIAMVFQNYALYPHMSVRQNMGYGLKIAKLPKDQIEAKVVAAAKLLQLEPLLDRKPKQLSGGQRQRVAMGRAIVREPAVFLFDEPLSNLDAKLRVQMRLEIKELQSKLGITALYVTHDQVEAMTMADRMIVMNAGVAEQIGTPLEVYETPRTLFAAQFIGSPAMNILDAVMKDGQVYLGEHAVAEGVGPDGPVKLGVRPEHLQVQDAGAIRVQVRMAEPLGANTLLHGVVDGVSGNFTASLQGVHLMEQANKELRFSIQPGKAHLFDVDTGLRRIG; translated from the coding sequence ATGGCAACCGTTACCCTGAAAGACATCAAAAAAAGCTTTGGCCCCACGGATGTGATCCACGGCATTGATGCGGAAATTGCGGATGGCGAATTCATCGTCATTGTCGGCCCTTCGGGCTGTGGGAAATCCACCTTGCTGCGCATGGTTGCGGGGCTGGAAACAGTTTCGGCAGGTGAGGTGCAGATTGGTGGTCAGCGCGCCAATGAAAAGGAACCGATGGATCGCGATATTGCGATGGTGTTCCAGAATTATGCGCTCTATCCGCATATGTCCGTGCGCCAGAATATGGGCTACGGGCTGAAGATTGCAAAGCTGCCCAAGGACCAGATCGAGGCCAAGGTGGTCGCCGCAGCCAAGCTGTTGCAATTGGAGCCATTGCTGGATCGCAAACCAAAACAACTGTCTGGCGGACAGCGTCAGCGGGTGGCGATGGGCCGTGCGATTGTGCGCGAACCGGCAGTGTTTTTGTTTGACGAACCTTTGTCGAATCTCGACGCTAAACTTCGGGTGCAGATGCGCCTTGAGATCAAGGAGTTGCAGTCAAAGTTGGGGATTACCGCGCTTTACGTCACCCATGATCAGGTCGAAGCGATGACGATGGCCGACCGGATGATTGTGATGAATGCCGGTGTGGCGGAACAGATCGGCACGCCTTTGGAGGTTTACGAAACCCCGCGTACCCTGTTCGCCGCACAGTTTATCGGCAGCCCAGCGATGAACATCCTTGATGCAGTGATGAAGGATGGTCAGGTCTATCTGGGAGAGCATGCCGTTGCCGAGGGCGTCGGACCGGACGGGCCGGTCAAACTGGGCGTGCGGCCGGAACATTTGCAGGTGCAAGACGCGGGCGCGATCCGTGTTCAGGTCAGGATGGCCGAGCCACTTGGCGCAAACACGTTGTTGCACGGTGTTGTTGATGGGGTAAGCGGCAATTTCACGGCCAGCCTGCAAGGTGTGCATCTGATGGAGCAGGCCAATAAGGAGCTGCGCTTTTCCATTCAACCGGGCAAGGCACATCTGTTTGATGTGGATACCGGCCTGCGCCGTATTGGCTAG
- a CDS encoding arsenate reductase family protein, translating into MIIYGLSTCSDCQKARKALEAVRKDVTFRDVRADPLNEEQLETLIAEFGDRLVDRKSNDYRGLNEWLKNSEAVAQIAAQPKVMARPVLHDGDNWYLGWDEAVQKAVLPA; encoded by the coding sequence ATGATAATTTACGGATTAAGTACCTGTTCAGACTGCCAAAAGGCGCGCAAGGCCTTGGAAGCAGTGCGCAAGGATGTGACCTTTCGCGATGTGCGCGCCGATCCCTTGAACGAAGAGCAGCTGGAGACCTTGATTGCCGAATTTGGCGACCGTCTGGTGGATCGCAAATCAAACGATTACCGAGGCTTAAACGAGTGGTTGAAAAACTCTGAAGCAGTGGCGCAAATCGCCGCGCAGCCCAAGGTGATGGCCCGCCCGGTCCTGCATGACGGGGACAACTGGTATCTGGGTTGGGACGAGGCGGTGCAAAAAGCCGTACTGCCCGCGTGA
- a CDS encoding flavin-dependent oxidoreductase gives MTQNSPVIIAGGGIGGLTLALTLHQIGVPCLVLESAAEMRPMGVGINIQPNAIRELFDLGIEADALDQIGVPAREWALVGLNGKEVYAEPRGRLAGYNWPQYAAHRGAFHMLLYKTVLDRMGPGAVQLGSRIKSYEKSDTGVTVCVSRKDGVEDQLSARLLIGSDGIHSTVRAQMHPDQPPIHWGGALMWRGTVRMTPLRSGSSFVGLGTHEKRMVIYPISPPDEEGKALVNWIAEVTVDNAEGWQQEGWFRPVEVDRFIHHFEDFRYDWLDVPDMLRRADCVFENPMIDRDPVSTWVDGPVALMGDAAHAMYPTGSNGASQAIVDARVIGAQLLAHGVAPSALAAYDAQLCDPISALVLRNRGAGPFGMLNLIDERCGGVFEDIETVLPVAERQEFMANYKAAAGFAIDSLNAAPPTLPQGARLRDG, from the coding sequence ATGACCCAAAACTCACCTGTCATCATCGCGGGGGGCGGTATTGGCGGCCTGACACTGGCACTGACCTTGCATCAGATCGGCGTGCCTTGCCTTGTATTGGAAAGCGCAGCGGAAATGCGCCCCATGGGGGTTGGTATCAATATCCAGCCGAATGCCATACGCGAGCTGTTTGACCTTGGCATCGAAGCAGATGCACTGGACCAGATCGGCGTGCCCGCACGGGAATGGGCGCTGGTGGGCCTGAATGGCAAAGAGGTTTATGCCGAACCGCGCGGGCGACTGGCCGGCTATAACTGGCCGCAGTACGCCGCACATCGCGGTGCCTTTCATATGTTACTGTACAAAACCGTATTGGACCGCATGGGCCCAGGTGCCGTGCAACTGGGCAGTCGCATTAAAAGTTACGAAAAATCCGACACGGGTGTCACTGTTTGCGTGTCGCGAAAGGATGGCGTTGAAGATCAGCTTTCCGCCCGCTTGTTGATTGGTTCAGATGGCATTCATTCAACCGTGCGGGCACAGATGCATCCCGACCAGCCACCAATCCACTGGGGCGGCGCGTTGATGTGGCGCGGCACGGTGCGGATGACACCACTGCGCAGCGGCTCCTCCTTTGTGGGTTTGGGCACCCATGAAAAGCGCATGGTGATCTATCCTATTTCGCCGCCAGATGAAGAGGGCAAAGCGCTGGTGAACTGGATTGCCGAAGTGACTGTGGACAACGCAGAGGGCTGGCAGCAGGAAGGATGGTTCCGCCCTGTGGAGGTTGACAGGTTTATCCATCACTTCGAGGATTTCCGCTATGACTGGCTGGATGTGCCGGACATGTTGCGCCGCGCGGATTGTGTGTTTGAAAATCCGATGATTGACCGTGATCCGGTTTCAACATGGGTTGATGGCCCGGTTGCCCTGATGGGGGACGCAGCGCATGCGATGTATCCCACGGGCTCAAACGGTGCCAGTCAGGCAATTGTCGACGCCCGTGTCATCGGTGCCCAGTTGCTGGCCCATGGGGTGGCTCCTTCCGCACTCGCCGCCTATGATGCACAGTTGTGCGACCCTATTTCGGCTCTTGTTCTGCGCAATCGGGGGGCCGGCCCCTTTGGCATGCTGAACCTGATCGATGAACGCTGTGGCGGCGTGTTCGAAGACATCGAAACCGTCTTGCCCGTGGCAGAGCGACAGGAGTTTATGGCCAATTATAAAGCCGCCGCCGGTTTCGCCATCGACAGCTTGAATGCGGCCCCCCCAACCTTGCCGCAGGGTGCGCGGCTGCGCGACGGGTAA
- a CDS encoding inorganic phosphate transporter, which produces MTQQLGDPRHLETLDRDLERYSNLDRLSSYTSRPLVGPGISLVFVVMAGISAMLFFGQESNTAIVVIAACLGAYMALNIGANDVANNVGPAVGANALSMGGAIAIAVVFESAGALIAGGDVVSTIAKGIIAPESMGTASVFIWAMMAALLSAALWVNLATWVGAPVSTTHSVVGGVMGAGIAAAGFAAVNWPTMGKIAASWVISPVLGGVIAAFFLWIIKSRIIYREDKIAAARTWVPVLVGIMAGAFGSYLALKGLKKIIKIDMSSALLIGLAIGVAVWLVMIPLIRKQSEGLENRNKSLKVLFGIPLIVSAALLCFAHGANDVANAVGPLAAIVQASQSGDFINTVSIPFWVMVIGALGISFGLFLFGPKLIRMVGGQITKLNPMRAYCVALSAAITVILASWLGLPVSSTHIAVGGVFGVGFFREWDAERRIRKARLAMPDQTTYGPEERRRRKLVRRSHVMTILAAWVITVPAAAVLSATIFFGISQVMG; this is translated from the coding sequence ATGACCCAGCAACTAGGTGATCCACGCCATCTTGAGACCTTGGACCGCGATCTTGAACGCTATTCCAACCTTGACCGGCTGAGCAGCTATACCTCGCGGCCCTTGGTTGGCCCCGGCATCTCGTTGGTGTTCGTGGTTATGGCCGGTATTTCCGCGATGCTGTTCTTTGGACAGGAAAGCAATACAGCCATTGTTGTGATCGCGGCCTGTCTGGGGGCCTATATGGCGCTGAACATCGGGGCCAATGATGTTGCCAACAATGTTGGGCCTGCTGTGGGGGCAAACGCTCTGTCGATGGGCGGCGCGATTGCAATCGCGGTGGTGTTTGAAAGCGCCGGGGCGTTGATTGCCGGGGGGGATGTTGTTTCGACCATCGCCAAGGGCATTATCGCACCGGAAAGCATGGGCACGGCGTCAGTATTCATCTGGGCGATGATGGCAGCACTTTTGTCGGCGGCCCTCTGGGTCAATCTGGCGACCTGGGTTGGCGCACCGGTTTCCACCACACATTCTGTTGTGGGCGGCGTTATGGGGGCAGGTATCGCCGCAGCGGGGTTTGCCGCTGTGAACTGGCCAACCATGGGCAAGATCGCGGCCAGCTGGGTAATCTCACCGGTGTTGGGCGGTGTGATTGCGGCCTTCTTTTTGTGGATCATCAAATCGCGCATCATCTACCGCGAAGACAAGATCGCGGCAGCGCGCACATGGGTGCCGGTGCTGGTCGGGATCATGGCGGGGGCCTTTGGGTCCTATCTGGCGTTGAAGGGGCTGAAAAAGATCATCAAGATTGATATGTCATCCGCATTGCTGATCGGGCTTGCCATCGGGGTGGCCGTCTGGCTGGTCATGATCCCGCTGATCCGCAAACAGTCTGAAGGGCTTGAGAACCGCAACAAATCACTCAAGGTGCTTTTCGGGATTCCGTTGATCGTTTCTGCCGCATTGCTGTGTTTTGCGCATGGTGCAAATGATGTGGCCAATGCGGTTGGTCCGCTGGCGGCAATTGTGCAGGCGTCGCAGTCGGGTGACTTTATCAATACGGTCAGCATCCCCTTCTGGGTGATGGTGATCGGCGCATTGGGCATCTCGTTTGGTCTGTTCCTCTTCGGTCCGAAACTTATCCGAATGGTTGGCGGACAGATTACCAAGCTGAACCCGATGCGGGCCTATTGTGTGGCCTTGTCAGCGGCCATCACGGTAATCCTTGCCAGCTGGCTGGGCCTGCCGGTCAGCTCCACCCATATTGCGGTGGGCGGTGTTTTCGGTGTCGGGTTTTTCCGCGAATGGGATGCAGAGCGGCGGATCCGCAAGGCGCGGCTGGCGATGCCAGACCAAACCACATACGGGCCAGAGGAACGCAGACGCCGCAAACTTGTGCGCCGTTCACATGTGATGACGATCCTCGCGGCCTGGGTGATCACCGTTCCGGCGGCGGCGGTGCTCTCTGCGACGATCTTCTTCGGCATCAGCCAAGTGATGGGGTGA
- a CDS encoding Bug family tripartite tricarboxylate transporter substrate binding protein — protein MTKRFFKALLTTAVVAASASGFAATSVSAAECIAPANPGGGWDFTCRQIGKIMFDIGAVDKPVQVTNMPGAGGGLAYGNVVNERNDDADLIVAASSATTTRLAQNAYAGMTADQVRFVGAIGADPGVIVVAADSPIQTLGDMVDAIKADPGSVAFAGGSAVGGFDHMKPLMILQKAGFTDIRKVKYIGVDGGADAITQTVGGFTQAMTGDMSEVVSFLSNGDIRVIAVLTDERVPGFDDIPTAKEQGYDVVAVNWRGLYVPKGISDERFDEWAGKLQQVADSPEWAKAMADNGLAPFTKVGGDFQSYVDGLVSDIAAMSKELGVTQ, from the coding sequence ATGACCAAACGCTTTTTCAAAGCACTTTTGACAACTGCTGTTGTCGCCGCCTCAGCGAGCGGCTTTGCCGCGACTTCTGTATCCGCTGCTGAGTGTATTGCACCTGCCAACCCCGGTGGTGGCTGGGATTTTACCTGCCGCCAGATCGGCAAGATCATGTTTGATATCGGCGCAGTGGATAAGCCCGTGCAGGTCACCAATATGCCCGGTGCGGGTGGTGGCCTCGCCTATGGTAATGTTGTCAATGAACGCAATGACGACGCGGATCTGATCGTTGCGGCGTCATCCGCCACAACCACCCGTCTGGCGCAGAATGCCTATGCAGGTATGACCGCAGATCAGGTACGTTTTGTCGGCGCGATTGGTGCGGATCCCGGTGTCATCGTGGTTGCAGCAGACAGTCCGATCCAGACGCTGGGTGATATGGTTGATGCGATCAAGGCCGACCCCGGCTCTGTCGCTTTTGCCGGTGGTTCGGCTGTTGGGGGCTTTGACCACATGAAGCCGTTGATGATCCTGCAAAAGGCCGGGTTCACCGACATCAGAAAGGTCAAATACATTGGTGTTGATGGTGGCGCGGATGCGATCACTCAAACGGTTGGCGGGTTCACGCAAGCGATGACCGGCGATATGTCCGAGGTTGTCAGCTTTCTGTCCAATGGTGACATTCGCGTTATTGCCGTACTGACCGACGAACGGGTGCCGGGGTTTGACGATATCCCGACAGCAAAAGAGCAAGGCTACGATGTCGTGGCGGTTAATTGGCGTGGGCTCTATGTGCCCAAGGGCATTTCGGATGAGCGGTTTGACGAATGGGCAGGCAAGCTGCAGCAGGTTGCAGACAGCCCGGAGTGGGCCAAGGCAATGGCAGACAACGGTTTGGCACCTTTCACCAAAGTGGGCGGTGATTTCCAATCCTATGTTGATGGTCTGGTAAGCGATATTGCCGCCATGTCCAAAGAGCTTGGAGTGACACAGTAA
- a CDS encoding tripartite tricarboxylate transporter TctB family protein: MASDRLFGLVTLITAVAYIAAATQIQTNFFSGEFLPKLFPIMIGCVAAISSLVMVFKPDPDPDWPAARTFLSMGIAVLVLAIYAVMLTPLGFILPTMIAAGILSYQISDRPGPSVFSGIGLSLGLFVLFKYALGLGNIVAYRIPTVEKLWNALTVLIPFVGH, encoded by the coding sequence ATGGCATCAGACCGTCTGTTCGGTCTGGTCACACTGATCACGGCAGTCGCGTATATCGCGGCTGCCACTCAGATCCAGACAAATTTCTTTTCTGGTGAATTCCTGCCGAAACTCTTTCCGATTATGATCGGCTGTGTTGCGGCCATCAGTTCGCTGGTGATGGTATTCAAACCCGACCCTGATCCTGACTGGCCTGCCGCGCGCACCTTTCTTTCGATGGGGATCGCGGTTCTTGTGCTGGCGATTTACGCGGTGATGCTGACACCCTTGGGTTTCATCCTGCCAACGATGATTGCCGCCGGTATTCTCAGCTATCAGATTTCCGACCGGCCAGGCCCGTCGGTGTTTTCTGGCATCGGCCTGTCCCTGGGGCTGTTTGTTCTGTTCAAATACGCGCTGGGCCTTGGCAACATCGTGGCCTATCGCATCCCGACCGTTGAAAAACTGTGGAATGCGCTGACCGTTCTTATTCCGTTTGTGGGGCACTGA
- a CDS encoding tripartite tricarboxylate transporter permease — protein MDILANLALGFTVALSPYTLFLAVCGCFLGTIIGALPGLGPSNGVAILIPITFTLGLDATSALVLMTSVYYGAMYGGRISSILLNIPGDEPALMTTLDGYPMAKAGRAGDALVLSGVASFVGALLATVGLMLLAPSLARVAFLFGPAEYFALYLLAFCTLGGMASNNQAKAALAACIGLGIAMIGVDQSSGLPRLTGGNLHLFDGIDFLVAIVGLFAVAELFFFIESHGKGSSIGVILDKVRIPWTDIWHSKWTMLRASGVGFVAGILPGAGASLGSFLAYMTEKSIAGEKGGFGTGVPKGIAAPEAGNNAAAGGALVPMLTLGVPGSGTTAVLLALLMTLNITPGPTLFTDRPEVVWGLIASLLIANVVLLLMNVPMVKIFVKILMVPAWILLPGVTMISFVGIYSLSGSYFDLLLMVAFGVLGYFLRKLDIPTVPVILGILLGGNMEDALRRAMTLSDGDVTYLFSSPIAIGLWIAAVAGFVAPMFLRGILKKPQAVTD, from the coding sequence ATGGATATCCTAGCCAACCTCGCCTTGGGGTTTACCGTGGCCTTGTCGCCCTACACATTATTCCTTGCGGTCTGTGGATGTTTCCTTGGCACCATCATCGGGGCGCTGCCAGGGCTTGGCCCGTCCAACGGTGTGGCGATCCTGATCCCAATCACCTTTACGTTGGGGCTTGATGCCACATCGGCATTGGTGCTGATGACATCGGTCTACTACGGCGCGATGTATGGCGGGCGGATCAGTTCGATTCTGCTGAACATTCCCGGAGATGAGCCTGCCTTGATGACTACGCTGGATGGCTATCCGATGGCCAAGGCGGGACGGGCAGGGGATGCCTTGGTGCTATCCGGTGTTGCCTCTTTTGTCGGTGCCTTGCTGGCCACCGTGGGGTTGATGCTGCTGGCCCCCTCATTGGCCCGTGTGGCGTTCCTTTTTGGGCCTGCGGAGTATTTTGCCCTCTACCTGCTTGCCTTCTGCACGTTGGGTGGCATGGCGTCGAACAATCAGGCCAAGGCCGCACTTGCTGCCTGTATCGGGCTGGGTATTGCGATGATTGGCGTGGACCAATCATCGGGACTGCCGCGTCTGACGGGGGGCAACCTGCATCTGTTTGACGGTATTGATTTCCTAGTGGCCATCGTCGGGCTGTTTGCCGTAGCCGAATTGTTTTTCTTTATCGAATCCCATGGCAAGGGATCGTCGATCGGGGTGATCCTTGATAAGGTGCGCATCCCATGGACGGACATCTGGCATAGCAAATGGACGATGCTGCGCGCCTCTGGTGTGGGGTTTGTTGCAGGTATCCTGCCGGGGGCCGGGGCGTCATTGGGATCTTTCCTTGCCTATATGACAGAGAAATCCATTGCTGGTGAAAAGGGTGGTTTTGGCACCGGCGTGCCCAAAGGGATTGCGGCGCCAGAAGCAGGGAACAATGCGGCGGCAGGCGGGGCGCTGGTGCCGATGCTGACCTTGGGTGTGCCCGGTTCAGGCACAACGGCGGTGCTGCTGGCGCTATTGATGACGCTTAACATCACGCCCGGTCCGACCTTGTTCACCGACCGACCAGAGGTTGTCTGGGGGCTGATCGCCTCCCTATTGATCGCCAATGTGGTCCTGTTGCTGATGAACGTGCCGATGGTGAAGATCTTTGTGAAAATTCTGATGGTGCCAGCGTGGATTCTGTTGCCCGGAGTCACGATGATTTCTTTCGTCGGGATTTATTCACTGTCCGGCAGCTATTTCGATCTGCTGTTGATGGTGGCTTTTGGGGTGCTTGGGTATTTCCTGCGCAAACTGGATATTCCAACTGTGCCGGTGATCCTTGGCATCCTGTTGGGCGGGAATATGGAAGACGCGCTGCGCCGGGCGATGACCCTGTCGGATGGTGATGTGACCTATCTCTTTTCCAGCCCGATTGCGATTGGCTTGTGGATTGCGGCGGTGGCGGGGTTTGTCGCACCGATGTTCCTGCGCGGTATCCTCAAGAAGCCACAGGCGGTAACGGATTGA